A window of Streptomyces marispadix contains these coding sequences:
- the trpM gene encoding tryptophan biosynthesis modulator TrpM, producing the protein MGPRTTAVRERRPAARCPHAALARGCRPRGCRAPARRVHGRRVRYHIGCEPGQINGRRWRTGARAPHVR; encoded by the coding sequence ATGGGCCCCCGCACGACCGCCGTCCGTGAACGCCGGCCCGCGGCGCGCTGCCCCCATGCGGCGCTGGCGCGCGGCTGCCGGCCTCGCGGCTGCCGGGCGCCGGCACGGCGGGTGCACGGAAGGCGGGTGCGCTACCACATCGGCTGTGAGCCAGGGCAGATCAACGGCAGGCGATGGCGTACGGGCGCCCGCGCCCCACACGTCCGCTGA
- a CDS encoding CaiB/BaiF CoA transferase family protein, which produces MNQAPRPPHADSARPRPGPLDGLRVLDLATLFAGPLAATMLGDFGADVIKVEHPRRPDPSRGHGPAKDGVGLWWKLLGRNKRNVTLDLSTPGGHDVLLRLAARSDVVIENFRPGTLEKWDLGWDRLSAANPRLVLARVTGFGQFGPYARRPGFGTLAEAMTGFAAITGEPDGPPTLPPFGLADSIAALATSYAVMAALRGRESTGRGQVVDMSIIEPMLIALGPQPLWYDQLGYVQPRMGNRSANNAPRNTYRTADGAWLAVSTSAQSVAERVLRLVGRPEFIDEPWFASGAGRAAHADELDEAVGGWIARHGRDEVVAAFEQAEAAVATVNDIRGVMEDEQFRALGSVTEVEDEELGTVRMQNVLFRLSETPGAIKWAGRAHGRDTDAVLAELGLDEREIATLREGGAL; this is translated from the coding sequence ATGAACCAAGCGCCTCGCCCGCCGCATGCGGACTCCGCCCGCCCGCGGCCCGGCCCGCTCGACGGGCTCCGCGTGCTCGACCTCGCGACGCTCTTCGCGGGCCCGCTCGCCGCCACCATGCTCGGCGACTTCGGCGCGGACGTCATCAAGGTCGAGCATCCGCGCCGTCCCGACCCGTCCCGTGGCCACGGCCCCGCCAAGGACGGCGTCGGCCTGTGGTGGAAGCTGCTGGGCCGCAACAAGCGCAACGTCACCCTCGACCTGTCGACGCCCGGCGGCCATGACGTGCTGCTGCGCCTGGCCGCCCGCTCGGACGTCGTCATCGAGAACTTCCGCCCCGGCACCCTGGAGAAGTGGGACCTGGGCTGGGACCGGCTCTCGGCCGCCAACCCCCGGCTGGTGCTCGCGAGGGTCACCGGCTTCGGGCAGTTCGGCCCGTACGCGCGGCGCCCCGGCTTCGGCACCCTCGCCGAGGCCATGACCGGATTCGCCGCGATCACCGGCGAACCGGACGGCCCGCCGACGCTGCCGCCGTTCGGTCTCGCCGACTCCATCGCCGCACTGGCCACGTCGTACGCGGTCATGGCGGCGCTGCGCGGCAGGGAGTCGACCGGCCGAGGGCAGGTCGTCGACATGTCCATCATCGAGCCGATGCTCATCGCGCTCGGCCCGCAGCCCCTCTGGTACGACCAACTCGGCTATGTACAGCCCCGTATGGGCAACCGCTCCGCCAACAACGCGCCCCGGAACACCTATCGCACTGCGGACGGCGCCTGGCTGGCCGTCTCGACGTCCGCGCAGTCGGTGGCGGAGCGCGTGCTGAGGCTCGTCGGGCGCCCGGAGTTCATCGACGAGCCGTGGTTCGCGTCGGGCGCGGGACGCGCGGCGCACGCCGACGAGCTGGACGAGGCGGTCGGCGGCTGGATCGCACGGCACGGCCGCGACGAGGTCGTCGCCGCGTTCGAGCAGGCCGAGGCGGCCGTGGCGACGGTCAACGACATCCGGGGCGTGATGGAGGACGAGCAGTTCCGTGCGCTGGGCTCCGTCACCGAGGTCGAGGACGAGGAACTGGGCACCGTACGCATGCAGAACGTCCTCTTCCGGCTCTCGGAGACGCCCGGCGCGATCAAGTGGGCGGGCCGGGCGCACGGCCGCGACACGGACGCCGTTCTCGCCGAACTCGGCCTGGACGAACGGGAGATCGCCACGCTGCGGGAGGGCGGCGCACTGTGA
- a CDS encoding TIGR02234 family membrane protein, with product MTSVPKARSSDAPHGEETGDQTGDETGVETGGATGPAAERRAEQAASTAASTGAPARPGARAARRALAFALLCGAAGAALVLLAGGQVWSHATASFAQGELPVKAKGGDVTGLPSALALVGLAALVAVFAVKRAGRVLVAALLALCGTGTLAAALLTADDSAALEEKAAKASGLARTGVDAVHVSAWPYLSATGGALLLIAGVLALRYGTAWPSMSGSARYERNERVPRRRRPGPRGAATAADPGRPEEMWKALDRGEDPTGDAP from the coding sequence GTGACTTCCGTACCAAAGGCACGCTCCTCGGACGCCCCGCACGGCGAGGAGACCGGCGATCAGACCGGCGACGAGACCGGTGTGGAGACCGGGGGAGCGACAGGTCCGGCCGCCGAACGCCGTGCGGAGCAGGCCGCTTCCACGGCCGCTTCCACGGGCGCTCCCGCACGGCCGGGCGCGCGTGCCGCCCGCCGCGCCCTCGCGTTCGCGCTGCTGTGCGGAGCGGCAGGTGCCGCCCTCGTGCTGCTCGCCGGTGGCCAGGTGTGGAGCCACGCCACGGCGTCGTTCGCACAGGGCGAGCTTCCCGTGAAGGCCAAGGGCGGCGACGTCACCGGCCTGCCCAGCGCCCTCGCGCTCGTCGGACTCGCCGCCCTCGTCGCGGTGTTCGCGGTCAAGCGGGCGGGCCGGGTCCTCGTCGCCGCGCTGCTCGCCCTCTGCGGTACGGGCACCCTCGCCGCCGCACTCCTCACCGCCGACGACAGCGCGGCGCTGGAGGAGAAGGCGGCCAAGGCGAGCGGTCTCGCCCGCACCGGCGTCGACGCGGTGCACGTCAGCGCCTGGCCGTACCTCTCTGCGACAGGCGGTGCGCTGCTGCTGATCGCGGGCGTACTGGCGCTGCGATACGGGACGGCGTGGCCGTCGATGTCGGGCAGCGCACGCTACGAGAGGAACGAGCGGGTGCCGCGCCGCCGCCGTCCAGGGCCACGCGGCGCCGCGACGGCGGCCGACCCCGGCCGTCCCGAGGAGATGTGGAAGGCCCTCGACCGCGGCGAGGACCCCACGGGGGACGCGCCCTGA
- the trpB gene encoding tryptophan synthase subunit beta codes for MSDFFVPDPEGRVPDSGGYFGAFGGKFIPEALVAAVDEVAVEYEKAKADPVFTAELEDLMVNYTGRPSPLTEVPRFAEQAGGARVFLKREDLNHTGSHKINNVLGQALLTKRMGKTRVIAETGAGQHGVATATACALFGLECTVYMGEIDTRRQALNVARMRMLGAEVVPVASGSRTLKDAINEAFRDWVANVDRTHYLFGTVAGPHPFPQLVRDFHRVIGVEARRQILERAGRLPDAVAACVGGGSNAIGLFHAFLGDEDVRLVGLEAAGHGVDSGEHAATLSVGEPGILHGSRSYVLQDDEGQITEPYSISAGLDYPGIGPEHAYLKQSGRGEYRPVTDDEAMRALRLLSESEGIIPAIESAHALAGALELGRELGPEGLILVNLSGRGDKDMDTAARYFGLYDEGADL; via the coding sequence ATGTCCGACTTCTTTGTCCCCGACCCCGAAGGCCGAGTCCCCGACTCCGGCGGTTATTTCGGCGCCTTCGGCGGCAAGTTCATTCCGGAGGCGCTCGTCGCCGCCGTCGACGAAGTGGCCGTCGAGTACGAGAAGGCCAAGGCCGACCCGGTCTTCACGGCCGAACTCGAAGACCTGATGGTCAACTACACCGGTCGGCCCAGCCCCCTGACCGAGGTGCCGCGCTTCGCCGAACAGGCAGGCGGCGCCCGGGTCTTCCTCAAGCGCGAAGACCTCAACCACACCGGCTCCCACAAGATCAACAACGTGCTCGGGCAGGCCCTGCTGACCAAGCGCATGGGCAAGACCCGTGTCATCGCCGAGACCGGCGCCGGGCAGCACGGCGTGGCCACCGCCACGGCCTGCGCCCTCTTCGGCCTCGAATGCACCGTCTACATGGGCGAGATCGACACCCGCCGCCAGGCGCTGAACGTGGCGCGCATGCGGATGCTCGGCGCCGAGGTCGTGCCCGTCGCCTCCGGCAGCCGCACCCTCAAGGACGCCATCAACGAGGCGTTCCGCGACTGGGTCGCCAACGTCGACCGCACCCACTACCTCTTCGGCACGGTCGCCGGACCGCACCCCTTCCCGCAGCTCGTACGGGACTTCCACCGCGTGATCGGCGTGGAGGCACGCCGTCAGATCCTGGAGCGGGCCGGGCGGCTGCCGGACGCCGTCGCGGCGTGCGTCGGCGGCGGCTCCAACGCGATCGGGCTCTTCCACGCGTTCCTCGGCGACGAGGACGTACGGCTCGTCGGCCTCGAAGCGGCAGGGCACGGGGTCGACTCCGGCGAGCACGCGGCCACGCTCTCCGTGGGCGAGCCCGGCATCCTGCACGGCTCGCGCAGCTACGTACTCCAGGACGACGAGGGTCAGATCACCGAGCCGTACTCGATCTCGGCCGGGCTGGACTACCCGGGGATCGGGCCCGAGCACGCGTATCTGAAGCAGTCCGGACGCGGCGAGTACCGGCCCGTCACGGACGACGAGGCGATGCGCGCACTGCGGCTGCTGTCGGAGTCGGAAGGCATCATCCCGGCCATCGAGAGCGCTCACGCGCTCGCCGGTGCGCTGGAGTTGGGGCGTGAGCTGGGGCCCGAGGGGCTGATCCTGGTGAATCTTTCCGGACGCGGCGACAAGGACATGGACACCGCCGCGCGTTACTTCGGGCTCTACGACGAGGGGGCGGACCTGTGA
- a CDS encoding DUF2752 domain-containing protein, which translates to MSRLAAPAGTLVAVGAAFAYVGAVDPGEPGHYPVCPLLRFTGLYCPGCGGLRCAHALVHGDLAGALGANALAVAAFGVFALFMVHWVVRVLRARPVTVPLRTSHWWALGVLALAFTVVRNLPAGAALAP; encoded by the coding sequence GTGTCCCGTCTCGCCGCGCCGGCCGGCACGCTCGTGGCCGTCGGCGCGGCCTTCGCGTATGTGGGAGCCGTTGACCCGGGTGAGCCCGGCCACTATCCGGTCTGCCCGCTGCTGCGCTTCACCGGCCTCTACTGCCCCGGCTGCGGCGGGCTCCGCTGCGCTCACGCCCTCGTGCACGGCGACCTCGCGGGCGCTCTCGGTGCGAACGCCCTGGCGGTGGCCGCCTTCGGCGTCTTCGCGCTGTTCATGGTTCATTGGGTGGTGCGGGTGCTTCGGGCCCGGCCGGTGACGGTGCCGCTGCGTACCTCGCACTGGTGGGCCCTGGGCGTGCTCGCGCTCGCCTTCACCGTCGTACGGAACCTGCCGGCGGGAGCGGCGCTCGCGCCCTGA
- a CDS encoding ribokinase — translation MDLVAYVETAPRRGETVTGRAFRTVPGGKGANQAVAAARSGGSVSMIGAVGEDDFGVRLRASLADAGVDTTGLRTVEGESGTAHIVVDDDGGNAIVVVPGANGTVDGLADGDEQRIAAADALLLQLEIPLPGVIAAARTAWEHGVSVVLTPAPARPLPSELLAVTGLLVPNEHEAAVLTGKSDPRDAAASLLAHVPEVVVTLGEKGSLYAVRDAEPLWIPAPRVKAEDTTAAGDTFVGALAVARGEGRAMPDALTWASAASALSVQRPGASASMPYRTETDAFAATLNGSRTPS, via the coding sequence ATGGACCTCGTCGCCTACGTCGAGACCGCACCCCGCCGGGGCGAGACCGTCACCGGCCGCGCCTTCCGTACCGTCCCCGGCGGCAAGGGCGCCAACCAGGCGGTCGCCGCCGCCCGTTCGGGCGGTTCCGTCTCGATGATCGGAGCCGTCGGCGAGGACGACTTCGGCGTGCGGCTGCGCGCCTCGCTGGCCGACGCGGGCGTGGACACGACCGGGCTGCGCACCGTCGAGGGTGAGAGCGGCACCGCCCACATCGTCGTCGACGACGACGGCGGCAACGCGATCGTCGTCGTGCCCGGCGCCAACGGCACCGTCGACGGCCTCGCCGACGGCGACGAACAGCGCATCGCCGCCGCCGACGCCCTCCTCCTCCAACTGGAGATCCCGCTCCCCGGTGTGATCGCCGCGGCCCGCACCGCCTGGGAACACGGCGTGAGCGTCGTCCTCACCCCCGCGCCCGCCCGTCCGCTGCCGTCCGAACTCCTCGCCGTCACCGGGCTGTTGGTGCCCAACGAACACGAGGCCGCCGTGCTCACCGGCAAATCCGACCCACGTGACGCCGCCGCCTCGCTGCTGGCCCACGTACCCGAGGTGGTCGTGACGCTCGGCGAGAAGGGCTCCCTCTACGCCGTACGGGACGCGGAACCGCTGTGGATTCCCGCACCCCGGGTGAAGGCCGAGGACACGACCGCCGCCGGTGACACCTTCGTCGGCGCGCTGGCCGTCGCCCGCGGCGAAGGCCGTGCCATGCCCGACGCGCTGACCTGGGCGTCCGCGGCGTCCGCCCTGTCCGTACAGCGGCCGGGCGCGTCCGCGTCCATGCCGTACCGCACCGAGACCGACGCCTTCGCCGCCACGCTCAACGGAAGCCGGACGCCCTCATGA
- a CDS encoding HGxxPAAW family protein yields the protein MAGNSHGHTLAAWTGVTISFVGFCISGICTVLAQPIGFVAGLVVAVGGGVVGLLMKAAGLGQPKASGTSGTSGSARAQGRPQEQSS from the coding sequence ATGGCGGGCAACAGCCACGGTCACACCCTGGCCGCGTGGACGGGCGTGACGATCAGCTTCGTCGGCTTCTGCATCTCCGGCATCTGCACGGTGCTGGCCCAGCCGATCGGCTTCGTGGCCGGCCTCGTCGTGGCGGTCGGCGGCGGCGTCGTCGGCCTGCTGATGAAGGCCGCGGGCCTCGGCCAGCCGAAGGCGTCCGGCACGTCCGGCACCTCCGGCAGCGCACGCGCCCAGGGCCGGCCGCAGGAGCAGTCGTCCTGA
- the trpC gene encoding indole-3-glycerol phosphate synthase TrpC — translation MSVLDEIIEGVREDLAERQARVSLDELKERAAAGRPAKDGVAALKGEDVRVICEVKRSSPSKGALAAIADPAALAVDYETGGAAVISVLTEQRRFGGSLADLEAVRAKVDVPVLRKDFVFSSYQLWEARAHGADLVLLIVAALEQEALVSLIERAESIGLTPLVEAHDEEEAQRALDAGARIVGINARNLKTLEVDRGNFARIAPDIPDHIVKIAESGVRGPHDLIAYANDGADAVLVGESLVTGKDPKSAVADLVAAGAHPALRHGHGRG, via the coding sequence GTGAGTGTGCTCGACGAGATCATCGAAGGGGTGCGTGAGGACCTTGCCGAGCGGCAGGCCCGCGTCAGCCTCGACGAGCTCAAGGAGCGCGCCGCCGCGGGGCGTCCCGCGAAGGACGGCGTGGCCGCGCTGAAGGGCGAGGACGTCAGGGTCATCTGCGAGGTGAAGCGCTCCAGCCCCTCCAAGGGCGCCCTCGCGGCGATCGCCGACCCGGCCGCACTCGCCGTGGACTACGAGACGGGCGGCGCGGCGGTCATCTCCGTACTCACCGAGCAGCGGCGCTTCGGCGGCTCGCTCGCGGACCTCGAAGCGGTGCGGGCCAAGGTCGACGTCCCGGTGCTGCGCAAGGACTTCGTCTTCTCCTCGTATCAGCTCTGGGAGGCGCGTGCGCACGGCGCCGACCTGGTGCTGCTGATCGTCGCCGCGCTGGAGCAGGAGGCGCTGGTCTCGCTGATCGAGCGTGCCGAGTCGATCGGGCTGACCCCGCTCGTCGAGGCGCACGACGAGGAGGAGGCCCAGCGTGCGCTGGACGCCGGGGCCCGGATCGTGGGGATCAATGCGCGTAATCTCAAGACGCTCGAGGTGGACCGCGGCAACTTCGCCCGCATCGCCCCCGACATCCCCGACCACATCGTCAAGATCGCCGAGTCCGGCGTCCGTGGGCCGCACGACCTGATCGCCTACGCCAACGACGGAGCCGACGCCGTGCTCGTCGGCGAATCGCTCGTCACCGGCAAGGACCCCAAGTCGGCCGTCGCGGACCTCGTCGCGGCAGGTGCGCACCCGGCGCTGCGGCACGGGCACGGTAGGGGCTGA
- a CDS encoding HpcH/HpaI aldolase/citrate lyase family protein, with product MPGGGPHEVAPEGAQGPESFPLTWLYAPGDRPEVVRKALTSGADVVIVDLEDAVASERKAYALHATAGLLARPRPGPPVHVRINALDGPLAADEVRALAGLPGLAGLRLPKVDGPEDVLRVARWAREARGEGAGAQADALTGAGAGSPGVGSGVGVPPLYALLESALGIENAFAIATAHPSVRGIALGEADLRAVLGVTGEAGLAWPRSRTVVAARAAGLAPPPQSVYPDVADIAGLARSCAEGRALGFCGRTAVHPSQLAIIERAYLPTRQETEAAEEVVKAAASRAGALALPDGRFVDAAVVAGARRTLALARRRG from the coding sequence GTGCCGGGCGGAGGCCCGCACGAGGTCGCGCCCGAAGGCGCCCAGGGTCCGGAGTCGTTTCCGCTGACCTGGCTCTACGCTCCGGGCGACCGTCCTGAAGTGGTACGCAAGGCCCTCACGTCCGGTGCCGATGTGGTGATCGTCGACTTGGAGGACGCGGTCGCCTCCGAGCGCAAGGCGTACGCACTGCACGCCACGGCCGGCCTTCTCGCACGGCCGCGTCCCGGGCCGCCCGTGCATGTGCGGATCAACGCGCTGGACGGGCCGCTCGCCGCCGACGAGGTGCGTGCCCTCGCCGGGCTGCCGGGGCTGGCGGGCCTGCGGCTGCCGAAGGTCGACGGTCCGGAGGACGTGCTGCGAGTCGCACGGTGGGCGAGGGAGGCCCGTGGGGAGGGGGCGGGAGCGCAGGCGGATGCGCTCACGGGCGCGGGCGCGGGATCGCCGGGCGTCGGCTCCGGCGTGGGCGTACCCCCGCTGTACGCGCTGCTCGAATCCGCCCTCGGCATCGAGAACGCCTTCGCGATCGCCACCGCGCATCCGTCCGTACGCGGCATCGCGCTCGGTGAGGCCGATCTGCGCGCGGTGCTCGGCGTGACCGGCGAGGCGGGGCTGGCCTGGCCGCGCAGCCGCACGGTGGTCGCGGCACGCGCCGCCGGTCTCGCTCCCCCACCGCAGTCCGTCTATCCGGACGTCGCCGACATCGCGGGCCTGGCCCGATCGTGCGCCGAGGGACGGGCGCTGGGCTTCTGCGGACGTACGGCTGTCCATCCGTCCCAGTTGGCGATCATCGAGCGGGCGTATCTGCCCACACGCCAGGAGACCGAGGCCGCGGAGGAGGTCGTGAAGGCGGCGGCGAGCAGAGCGGGCGCGCTGGCGCTCCCTGACGGGAGGTTCGTCGACGCGGCGGTCGTCGCTGGCGCCCGGCGCACGCTGGCACTGGCGAGGCGTCGCGGCTGA
- the trpA gene encoding tryptophan synthase subunit alpha yields MSSGTEATTAQNGPGSRTDGPGSRTGGIELLDSVLARAREEDRAALVGYLPAGFPTVDGGIEACVALLESGCDIVEVGLPHSDPVLDGPVIQTADDIALRGGVRIADVVRTVRDAHAATGKPVLCMTYWNPVDRYGVERFAAELAEAGGAGCILPDLPVEESEGWRKAAEQHGLATVFVVAPSSKDERLARITAAGSGFVYAASLMGVTGTRESVGREAQRLVARTRETTRLPVCVGLGVSNAAQAEEVAAFADGVIVGSAFVKRLLAHPDDLRSGLDEIRTLAAELAEGVRRRPTRRSP; encoded by the coding sequence ATGAGCAGCGGCACGGAGGCGACCACGGCGCAGAACGGTCCCGGCTCACGCACCGACGGCCCCGGCTCGCGCACCGGCGGCATCGAGCTGCTGGACTCCGTGCTGGCGCGGGCGCGCGAGGAGGACAGGGCGGCGCTCGTCGGCTATCTGCCCGCCGGGTTCCCGACCGTCGACGGCGGAATCGAGGCGTGCGTCGCGCTGCTGGAGAGCGGCTGCGACATCGTCGAGGTGGGTCTGCCGCACAGCGACCCAGTGCTGGACGGCCCCGTCATCCAGACCGCCGACGACATCGCGCTGCGCGGCGGCGTCCGCATCGCCGACGTCGTGCGCACCGTGCGCGACGCACACGCGGCCACGGGCAAGCCGGTGCTGTGCATGACGTACTGGAACCCGGTCGACCGCTACGGCGTCGAGCGCTTCGCCGCCGAACTCGCCGAGGCGGGCGGCGCGGGCTGCATCCTGCCCGACCTCCCGGTGGAGGAGTCCGAGGGCTGGCGCAAGGCGGCCGAACAGCACGGGCTGGCCACGGTGTTCGTCGTCGCGCCCAGCAGCAAGGACGAGCGGCTGGCCAGGATCACCGCCGCGGGCAGCGGCTTCGTCTACGCCGCGTCGCTGATGGGCGTCACCGGCACCAGGGAGTCGGTGGGCCGGGAGGCACAGCGACTCGTGGCCCGTACGCGGGAGACGACGCGGCTGCCCGTGTGTGTAGGGCTCGGGGTCTCCAACGCCGCACAGGCGGAGGAGGTCGCCGCCTTCGCGGACGGCGTGATCGTGGGATCGGCCTTCGTCAAGCGGCTGCTGGCGCACCCGGACGATCTCCGTTCCGGGCTGGACGAGATCCGTACGCTCGCCGCCGAACTGGCCGAGGGGGTACGGCGGAGGCCCACGCGCCGGTCCCCGTAA
- the lgt gene encoding prolipoprotein diacylglyceryl transferase, with protein MEILAFIPSPSAGEIHLGPVPLRGYAFCIIIGVFVAVWLGGRRWVERGGRVGTVADIAVWAVPFGLVGGRLYHVVTDYQLYFGEGRNWVDAFKIWDGGLGIWGAVALGALGAWIGCRRRGIPLPAYADAVAPGVAFAQAIGRWGNWFNQELYGRATDLPWAVEIDAQHRPVDTPSLATYHPTFLYESLWCVGVGFLVIWADRRFKLGHGRALGLYVASYTVGRFWVEYLRVDDAHHIAGLRLNDWTSILVFVGAVVGIVISAKTRPGREKIVEPEAAGDGSSAGGSGGSGRLGGRKHKAGASAASPASPEEAGSKGGDGSDGGAPSAVSAPESSS; from the coding sequence ATGGAGATCCTTGCATTCATTCCCAGCCCCTCGGCCGGCGAGATCCATCTCGGTCCGGTGCCGCTGCGCGGCTACGCCTTCTGCATCATCATCGGCGTCTTCGTCGCCGTATGGCTCGGCGGCCGCCGCTGGGTCGAGCGGGGCGGCCGGGTCGGCACCGTCGCCGACATCGCCGTGTGGGCCGTGCCGTTCGGCCTGGTGGGCGGGCGTCTCTACCACGTCGTCACCGACTACCAGCTCTACTTCGGCGAGGGCCGCAACTGGGTCGACGCCTTCAAGATCTGGGACGGCGGGCTCGGCATCTGGGGCGCGGTCGCCCTCGGCGCCCTGGGTGCCTGGATCGGGTGCCGCAGGCGCGGCATCCCGCTTCCCGCGTACGCGGACGCGGTGGCCCCCGGGGTGGCGTTCGCGCAGGCGATCGGCCGCTGGGGCAACTGGTTCAACCAGGAGCTGTACGGGCGGGCCACGGATCTCCCCTGGGCGGTCGAGATCGACGCCCAGCACCGGCCCGTCGACACCCCCAGCCTGGCGACCTACCACCCGACGTTCCTCTACGAGTCCCTGTGGTGCGTGGGCGTGGGGTTCCTGGTGATCTGGGCCGACCGCCGCTTCAAGCTGGGGCACGGCCGTGCGCTGGGCCTCTACGTCGCGTCGTACACCGTCGGCCGCTTCTGGGTCGAGTATCTGCGCGTCGACGACGCCCACCACATCGCCGGGCTGCGGCTCAACGACTGGACGTCGATCCTCGTCTTCGTCGGTGCCGTCGTCGGCATCGTGATCTCCGCGAAGACCCGGCCGGGCAGGGAGAAGATCGTCGAGCCGGAGGCCGCCGGTGACGGTTCGTCTGCCGGTGGTTCCGGCGGCTCCGGTCGCTTGGGCGGCAGGAAGCACAAGGCCGGTGCTTCCGCCGCGTCTCCTGCTTCCCCCGAGGAAGCCGGGAGCAAGGGCGGCGACGGGAGCGACGGCGGAGCGCCGTCGGCCGTCTCCGCGCCGGAGAGTTCAAGCTGA
- a CDS encoding DsbA family protein, translating to MKSQKKNEERRDREGSEGSEGRRTATQRMRASRERERSVQRLGRQLKVAGAVVALLAVGTGVAALVAQQTAKSGRHKDDAKGIAVGKRNAPAQLTVYEDFRCPACGQFENRFRNTIRGLEKRGKLRTDYHLVTIIDDNLGGKGSRRAANAAACAEDEGRFRQFHDVLYRHQPPEQKDAFGSTKRLIELAGKVDGLDGPRFRECVDGGEHDGWVKKTAAAFKKSGHQSTPTVLLDGENIYGRSEPLTPASLREKVESAD from the coding sequence GTGAAGAGCCAGAAGAAGAACGAAGAACGCCGGGACCGGGAAGGCAGCGAAGGCAGCGAGGGCCGGCGCACCGCGACGCAACGCATGAGGGCCTCGCGGGAACGGGAGCGCTCGGTGCAGCGGCTCGGCCGTCAGCTCAAGGTCGCGGGCGCCGTGGTGGCGCTGCTGGCCGTGGGCACCGGAGTCGCCGCCCTCGTCGCGCAGCAGACCGCGAAGAGCGGACGACACAAGGACGACGCGAAGGGGATCGCCGTGGGCAAGCGGAACGCTCCCGCGCAGCTCACCGTCTACGAGGACTTCCGCTGCCCGGCCTGCGGCCAGTTCGAGAACCGGTTCCGTAACACGATCCGGGGCCTGGAGAAGCGCGGCAAGCTCAGGACCGACTACCACCTCGTCACGATCATCGACGACAACCTCGGCGGCAAGGGCTCCCGCCGTGCGGCCAACGCGGCCGCGTGCGCGGAGGACGAGGGCAGGTTCCGCCAGTTCCACGACGTGCTCTACCGGCATCAGCCGCCCGAGCAGAAGGACGCCTTCGGCAGTACGAAGCGGCTCATCGAGCTGGCCGGGAAGGTGGACGGACTGGACGGCCCGCGCTTCCGTGAGTGCGTCGACGGCGGTGAGCACGACGGCTGGGTGAAGAAGACCGCCGCCGCCTTCAAGAAGTCGGGCCATCAGTCGACTCCCACCGTGCTGCTCGACGGGGAGAACATCTACGGACGCAGTGAGCCGCTGACCCCGGCGTCGCTGAGGGAGAAGGTCGAGTCGGCGGACTGA